The DNA sequence GCCGGTGAGCTTCGTCCTGCCGGTCAAGGTGAATTTCGACGACCTTCCCAAGCTCGACATGATCCGCAGCGCCTGCGCTTCGCCGGGCGGCGCGGTGATCGACTTCAGCGCGGTGCGCCGGCTGAGCTCCGGCGGCCTGATCGCGTTGACGGAGTTGCTGATCGCGCTCATCGGACTGGAGGAGCAGCCCTTGCTGCGCGGGCTGGAATCATTCGTCGACAGCGTGGAGGCTGCCATCGGCGCCGGCCAGGGCACACGCGACATGCGCGAGCTGCTGGCGGCGTTTCGCCGCTACAGCAACGCGCATCCTCGGAGCGGCGAGGGTTGCGGCATCGCTGCCGCCTGAATCGAATTTCGCTTTCTCGATCGCGCCAGCCTGCCGCGTCAGGCCCGGCTGATGAAGTAGTCCGCGTGATGAAGTATCCGCGTCAGGGCTTGCGCACCGCGTCGCGAATCTCCCTGAGCAGCACGACTTCCTCGGGCGGCGCAGCCGGCGCGGGCGGCTGCTCGCGCTTCATGCGATTGATCGCCTTGATGACGAGGAAGATCACCCAGGCGATGATCAGGAAATCGACCAGCGTCTGCAGGAATGTGCCGTAGCGCAGCACTGCGGCGCCCGCTTTCTCCGCTTCGGCCAGCGTGGCATAGCTGGCGGAGCCCAGCGTGATGAACAGGTGCTTGAAATCCACGCCGCCCAGAAGCAACCCGATCAGCGGCATGATGATGTCTTTCACCAGCGAGTCGATGATCTTGCCGAAAGCGGCGCCGATGATGACGGCTACCGCAAGATCCACCATGTTGCCCTTGATCGCGAATTCCCTGAACTCCTGAATGATCGCCATAGGTCTCCTGCGTGTGCTTGTTGAAGGTGGCAGCCCGGCAGCATCCTCCTCGGCGCGCCGAAAGCATAACCCGTTCGACCTTTGCTGTCTTGTCGCAGGCTATTCGGACTGGATGCCTGCAATGCCGCGCTGTGCGCCGTTCGATTGACGCCTCCGGGTGTGCATGCAATGCTACGCGTACGCGGGGGCTCGGGTTTCTCTGCGATACGTCGATGGGAGATTGCGATGAGACGCACCTTCGCTGCACTGCTGCTCGCGTGCACCGTCACGCCGCTCGCCGTGGCGGCCGATCCGAAGACCGACAAGGCGCCGAGCGCGCAGCAGATGCGCATGACGGAGTGCAATCAGCGCGCTGGCGACAAGAAGGGTGAAGAGCGCAAGCAGTTCATGAGCGAGTGTCTCAAGGGCTGATCGGCGGAAGGCCGGATGATCAAGGCGTACACGGCCGCGAACTTGCAGGACGCGCATATTCTGCTCGGCTTGTTGCGCGCGAGCGGCATCGAAGCACACATCCTTAACGCCAATGCGGCGGGCGGGCTGGGCGAGATTCCGTTCGCGCAGGTCTATCCGGAGATCTGGCTCGCGAATGCACGCGATCTGAGCACGGCGCGGCAGGTATTCGAAGGCTTCGAGCGCCCGCTGCCGGCCGCGCCGCCCAGGCCGTGTCCAGCGTGCGGCGAGGAAAATCCGGCCGGGTTCGAGATCTGCTGGAACTGCGCTGCGCCGACGGCGCCTGCGTAGTGCGCTGAATCCACCGATGGCAGAAAATCCCATGCACGTATTGGTTACGGGCGGCGCCGGATTCATCGGCTCGCATAGCGTCGAGGCATTGCTCGCAGAGGGCGCTCGCGTCACCGTGCTCGACAATCTCAGCACGGGCAAGCGTGCCAATGTTCCCGAGCACGAGCGCGTCGAATGGATCGAGGGCGACATCCGCGATGCTGCGACCGTTCGGCGCGCGCTCGAGGGCGCTACCCACGTGCTGCACTTGGCTGCACAAGTCTCCGTGCGCGCATCGCTCGAAGATCCTGCGCATTCGGCGAGCCATAACATCGCGGGCTTTCTCAACGTCGCCGAGGCCGCGCGCAGCGCCGGTCGCGTGCGCCTGGTGTATGCGTCCAGCGCCGCGGTGTATGGGGCGCCGGAAACGCTGCCGCTGGACGAGGGCGCACCTTGCCGGCCGACCTCGCCCTACGGCCTGGAGAAGTCGATCGACGATCAGTACGCCGCGCTCTATCGCAATCTGTACGGGGTGAGTCTGCTGGGCATGCGCTATTTCAACGTGTATGGCCCGCGCCAGGACCCGGCTTCGCCGTATGCCGGCGTGATCAGCCGCTTTGCCGCTTGCATCGGCGCCGATAGCCCGCTCACGGTATTCGGCGACGGCCGCCAGACCCGCGACTTCGTCTACGTCGGCGATGTCGCTCGCGCCAACGTCGCGGCGCTGAAATCGTCCTACGATGGCGTGCTGAACGTGGGCACGGGCACGAGCGTGAGCTTGCTGCAGTTGATCGAGGCGCTGGGGCGCTGCGCGGGTCGAACGCCGCAGGTGCGCTTCGATCCGCCCGTGCCCGGCGACATTCGTGATTCTGCGATGCGCCCGGAGCAGATGCGCAAAATCCTCGGCTTCGTGCCGGCGACCGTTCTGGTGGACGGGCTCAGGCAGTTGCTCGCCGCCAAGCCTTAGCGCACGCCGAGGGGCGACGGCGGCGGTCGCACGGCCGCACCAATTCGATGCGACCAGGCGCGAGCGTGCACCCGAATGTCGCCGCCGTGCGATCGCGCTGGCGCCGTCGTGTCTTGATGCACATCCGGCGCCGCCGCGATTGGCTGCACTCAGGCGAATCGCGCCCAGGCCGAGCGCGTGATTCGATGCCGCACGAAGATGGCACGACGCTTGCTGCCAGCCCGCTCATCCACCGCTGAGTTGCAGCCGAATGAAGTCGTACGCCGAGTACCTGCTATTGCTCGATGGCCAGGGCGCGCTGATTCCGCAGCACGAGCTGGAGCTGCTTGCAGGCGCACTGCTCGACGGGGGAATCCCGGATGTCGAGCTCGGCGCGCTGCTTGCCACGGTGCGCAGGCCGTTCGCTTCCGGCCACCTACTGCGCTCGCTGCTTGCTGCGCTCGACACGCGGGTGACGCGCTGGCGCGGCGACGATAGACACCGGCCGGTCGTGATCGGTTGCTACGGCGGAGCGACCAACATGCCGAACCTGGCGCCGCTGCTCGGACTGCTGCTGGCCCGCTTCGACGTGCCGGTGTTGATGCACGGACCGCTGCACGCGGATCAGGGTGTGTCCACCGCCCTGGTATTGCGCGAGCTCGGGATCATGCCTTGTGCGCAGGCGCCTCAGGTGGCCGAGGAGCTCGCGACCCGGCGCCTCGCGTTCGTTCCGGATGCATTGGCTGCGCCGGGTCTCGCCGCGTTGCTGGCGCTGCGGCCTCGTCTCGGTCCGCTGCCGTTGCTCGTCACCGCCGCACGCCTGATCGATCCGTTCGACTGCGGTGCGCTGGTCATTGCGGGGGCTGATAGCGACGACGAGATCGAGCTGATGCGCGGCAGTGTTGCAACCAACCGAACACGCGTGCTGCTGCTGCGTGCCACCGAGGGCGAGGCGTTCGCCAATCCGTTCAGGCGCCCCCGCATGGAATACTGGGAATCGGGCGAGCAGCGCATCCTGTTCGACGCGGCCGAGCCGCAAGCGCGCCGCGCAGCCGCACTTCCCGCCGCGCTCGATGTGCGCTCGACCGCCGCCTGGCTACGACAAGCGTGCGACGGCGTGCGCGCGGTGCCTACACCGATCGTCAATCAGCTGGCGGCCTGCCTGCACGCCGTGGGCTATTGCGACGATTTCAATCAGGCCAAGGCGCTGGCTGCGGTCGCCACGACCCGACGCCACGTCGCTTGAATTCGAGATCGCAAGTGAGCCGCGAGCCCGTGATGCCATGAAGGATTCGTACCAGGAGCGGCTGTCGGCGGGCGAAAGCCTCATCGCCATCGGCTATTCGGGTCGTGCCTGCGGCAAGGACGTGAGCGAAGATTTTTTCGACCTGGCCTGTCCGTCTCTGGAGGACTGGGAAGCGCGCGGGCTGGTGTTCGCCATTGCCGACGGCGTAAGCGGCGGCGGCGGACGGCGTGCTGCCGAGACCTGCGTGCGCACCGTGCTGTCCGATTTCTACGCCACGCCGCTCGCCTGGGACATAGCCCGGCGCCTGGATCGCATCATCGGTGCGCTCAATGCCTGGATCGCCTCCCACAACGCGCGTGCGGCCGAATCCGAGTGCATGCTCTCGACTCTCTCGGTTCTGGTGCTGCACGGCGCGCAGTTTTACGCCGGCCATGTCGGCGACAGCCGCATCTATCGCCTGCGCGGCGGGCATTGCGAGTGCCTTACGACCGATCATGTGTGGCCGCGTGCCGACATGCGGCACGTGCTGCGTCGCGCGGTGGGCCTGGACCAGCATCTGGTGGTCGATTGTTTCTCGGATGCCGTGCAACCCGGCGACCGGTTCCTCATGGTCACCGACGGCGTATGGGAGGTCCTCGGCGAGACGGGATTGCGCGCGGTGCTGGCCGCGGCGAGCGAGCCCGAAGCCATGGCGGAAGCGCTGGTTCAGCGCTCGGCGGAAAGACAGCGCAGCTACTACGGGCACAACGATGCGACCGCGGCCGTGGTGGAAGTGCGCGCCATCGCGGAAAGCGTAGCGGCCTGAAGGCGCCGCTGGCGCGTGTGGCGTGATGGTTCGACTTGCAGCCAGGATCCGTGGGCGCGCGCGGTTGTTGTGCCCCAGGCGTTTGGCTAGAATGCTCTGTACCATTCGCGCCAACAGGAGAAGACAAGATGAAGCACGAGCTTCCGCCTCTGCCCTACGCCATGGATGCGCTCGCCCCGCACGTATCCAAGGAAACGCTCGAGTTCCACTATGGCAAGCATCATCAGGCGTACGTCACCAACCTGAACAATCTCATCCCGAACACCGAGTACGACAAGATGACCCTGGAGGAGATCGTCAAGAAAGCGCCTCCGGGTGGAGTCTTCAACAACGCTGCGCAGGTCTGGAACCACACGTTCTTCTGGCGCTGCATGAAGCCGGGCGGCGGCGGTGCGCCGGGCGGCGCGCTGGCGCAGGCGATCGACAAGAAGTGGGGTTCCCTGGACGATTTCAAGAAGCAGTTCCAGGCCTCGGCCGTGGGCAACTTCGGCTCGGGCTGGACGTGGCTGGTGAAGAAGGGCGACGGCTCGGTCGATATCGTCAACACCAGCAATGCCGGCACCCCGCTCAGCACCAGCGACAAGGCGCTGCTGACGATCGACGTGTGGGAACATGCCTACTACATCGACTATCGCAACGCGCGGCCCAAGTTCGTCGAGACCTTTCTTGCCAGCCTTGCGAACTGGGATTTCGCGGCCAAGAATTTCGCCTGACCGTCACGCAACAGAAAAAGGGGCCAGGCTCGATCAATCGAGATCGAGCCTGGCCCCTTTATCGTTTGCGATTGGCGCGTGGCGGCGATTACTTCGGCTTCGCTGCGGCTTCGAGCCCGAGCACCTTGGCGCCTGCACGAATGCCGCGCGCGGCGAACCAGCCCTGGTTCATCTCCAGGGCATAAAGGGCGAACCCGGCCGCGGTATGGGAGTCGGTGGTGAGCGGCATCATGTCGGCGATGTTGAGAACGACGCCGCGCTCGTCGATGAATGCGACCGACAGCGGGATATAGGTGTTGCGCATCCACATGCCGTGGAAACCGGGTGCGGTGAACACGAACAGCATCCCGGCATCGGCGGCGAGCGGCTGCTTGCGATGCATGAGACCCAGCGTGCGCGCGGGTTCCGTGGCCGCGACTTCGGCGCTCACCTTGTGCTCGCCGATTCGCAGTTCGATCACGGGCAGCTTGTCGGCTGCGTGGCTCGCGGCGGTAACCAAAGCAAGCAGGGCGGGCAGCATGGCGATGCGCTTGGAAAGCGGTTTCATGGCATCAGAACGAAAGCAAGTAGAGCGATTCTGCCACAGCCGCCGCCGCTGTCTCGTCGCTTCGCCATGCTATAGTCGTGCGGATCGTGGCGCATCCTATCGCCGCCTCGGCGACGCAAGCGTCGACCCCGCAAGCATCGACCTAACGGCCCAACGGCGGCTTTGCCGGCCGCTCGCTCATCATGCCGAAAAAACACCTGCTGGGTAGCCTGTTGCTGTGTTGTGCGCTCGTGCAGGCTGCGAGCGCGCCGGCCGCTTTGCTCGAGCGGCACGCCGAAGGTCCGTTTCCGAACCGGCCGATCCGGCTGGTCGTGACCTTTCCTCCGGGTGGCGGCACCGACACCTTGGCGCGCATCCTGGGCGTGCAGCTCGGCGAGATATGGCGCGAACAGGTGGTGATCGACAATCGTCCGGGCGCGAGCGGCAACATCGGCGCCGAGATCGTCGCGCGTTCCGCGTCCGACGGTTACACGCTGCTCATGGTGAACAGCACCTTCGCGATGAATGCCGGCTTGTACTCGAAGCTCAAGTTCGACTCGGTGCGCGACTTCACCGCGATCGCACGGGTCGCCTCCACCTCCGGCATCGTTGCGGTTCATCCTTCGCTCGCCGTCGGTTCGATCAAGGAGCTGATCGCAGCCGCGCGGACGAGACCTGGAAAAATCGCCTATTCGTCGTGCGGGAGCGGAACGCCGCAGCATCTCTCCGGCGAGCTGCTCAAGTTCCTGGCGAAGATCGAGCTGATCCACGTGCCGTACAAGGGCTGCGCACCGGCGCTCGCCGATGGCCTGGCGGGTCAGGTGCCCGTCATTTTCAATACCGTTCCGAACGTGCTGCCGCATGCGCGAGCGGGGCGCTTGCGCGCGCTTGCGGTGACGTCCGGAAAGCGCTTCGCCCTCGAACCCGATTTGCACACGGTCGCCGAGGCTGGGCTGGAAGGCTACGACGTCGATCAGTGGTTCGCGGTGCTCGGCCCGAGCGGAATCCCGCAGCCGATCGTCGCTACGCTGAATCGCGAGATCGTACGCATCGTTGCGGCGCCCGCGTTGCGCGAGAAGCTGATCGCTCAGTATTTCGTTCCGGCGCCGTCCACACCCGAGCAGATGACGACCATCGTGCGCCAGGACATCGCTCGCTGGGCGAAATTGATCAAGCAGGTCGGCATCCGGGTGGATTGACAGCGCTTTCTCGTTCGCTGCGCTTCGGCGTCACGCCAGTGGATGGCCGAGATCGGCTGCGCGCGTGCGCTCATGTTCGGCGACGGCCCAGTCGGCGATCGCCTGCAACAGGCTTTCGATCTCGCCCACCGCCGCGCTGGTTCGAACCAGCACGCCGGGATTGTCTTCGCAGGCCCGGGCGATGATTCGCGGCAGCTCCTCGCGCAGGTGGCGGCCTTGCGCCATGAAGAGCGGCAGCACCGTGACACGCTCGATGCTCTGGTCGGCCAGCGTGCCGATCACCTCGGGCAGGCCGGGCTGCATCTGTTCCAGAAAAGCCAGCACGACTGGCGTATCGGGCAGGCGCCGTTCGAGCCGGGCGCGCAGCGCCTCGAACGGACGCGCCCACTCGGGATCGCGCGAGCCGTGCGCAAACAGCACCAGGGCGGTATCGCTTGCCATCGTCAGCGGCCCGTGCTGCCGAAGCCTCCCGCGCCGCGGCTGCTGGCGCCGAATTCGTCCACGACGTTGAAGCCGACCTGCACCACCGGCACGATCACGAGCTGCGCCAGGCGCTCCATCGGCTCGACGGTGAACGGCGCCTGGCCGCGATTCCAGGTGGATACGAAGATCTGCCCCTGGTAGTCGGAATCGATCAGGCCGACCAGGTTGCCGAGCACGATGCCGTGCTTG is a window from the Betaproteobacteria bacterium genome containing:
- a CDS encoding superoxide dismutase [Fe] (SodB; iron binding; present under aerobic and anaerobic conditions; destroys free radicals) gives rise to the protein MKHELPPLPYAMDALAPHVSKETLEFHYGKHHQAYVTNLNNLIPNTEYDKMTLEEIVKKAPPGGVFNNAAQVWNHTFFWRCMKPGGGGAPGGALAQAIDKKWGSLDDFKKQFQASAVGNFGSGWTWLVKKGDGSVDIVNTSNAGTPLSTSDKALLTIDVWEHAYYIDYRNARPKFVETFLASLANWDFAAKNFA
- a CDS encoding NAD-dependent epimerase/dehydratase family protein, giving the protein MHVLVTGGAGFIGSHSVEALLAEGARVTVLDNLSTGKRANVPEHERVEWIEGDIRDAATVRRALEGATHVLHLAAQVSVRASLEDPAHSASHNIAGFLNVAEAARSAGRVRLVYASSAAVYGAPETLPLDEGAPCRPTSPYGLEKSIDDQYAALYRNLYGVSLLGMRYFNVYGPRQDPASPYAGVISRFAACIGADSPLTVFGDGRQTRDFVYVGDVARANVAALKSSYDGVLNVGTGTSVSLLQLIEALGRCAGRTPQVRFDPPVPGDIRDSAMRPEQMRKILGFVPATVLVDGLRQLLAAKP
- a CDS encoding DUF2007 domain-containing protein, with protein sequence MIKAYTAANLQDAHILLGLLRASGIEAHILNANAAGGLGEIPFAQVYPEIWLANARDLSTARQVFEGFERPLPAAPPRPCPACGEENPAGFEICWNCAAPTAPA
- a CDS encoding DUF192 domain-containing protein, with translation MKPLSKRIAMLPALLALVTAASHAADKLPVIELRIGEHKVSAEVAATEPARTLGLMHRKQPLAADAGMLFVFTAPGFHGMWMRNTYIPLSVAFIDERGVVLNIADMMPLTTDSHTAAGFALYALEMNQGWFAARGIRAGAKVLGLEAAAKPK
- a CDS encoding tripartite tricarboxylate transporter substrate binding protein, yielding MPKKHLLGSLLLCCALVQAASAPAALLERHAEGPFPNRPIRLVVTFPPGGGTDTLARILGVQLGEIWREQVVIDNRPGASGNIGAEIVARSASDGYTLLMVNSTFAMNAGLYSKLKFDSVRDFTAIARVASTSGIVAVHPSLAVGSIKELIAAARTRPGKIAYSSCGSGTPQHLSGELLKFLAKIELIHVPYKGCAPALADGLAGQVPVIFNTVPNVLPHARAGRLRALAVTSGKRFALEPDLHTVAEAGLEGYDVDQWFAVLGPSGIPQPIVATLNREIVRIVAAPALREKLIAQYFVPAPSTPEQMTTIVRQDIARWAKLIKQVGIRVD
- a CDS encoding SpoIIE family protein phosphatase; translated protein: MKDSYQERLSAGESLIAIGYSGRACGKDVSEDFFDLACPSLEDWEARGLVFAIADGVSGGGGRRAAETCVRTVLSDFYATPLAWDIARRLDRIIGALNAWIASHNARAAESECMLSTLSVLVLHGAQFYAGHVGDSRIYRLRGGHCECLTTDHVWPRADMRHVLRRAVGLDQHLVVDCFSDAVQPGDRFLMVTDGVWEVLGETGLRAVLAAASEPEAMAEALVQRSAERQRSYYGHNDATAAVVEVRAIAESVAA
- a CDS encoding cobalamin biosynthesis protein CbiX, with the translated sequence MASDTALVLFAHGSRDPEWARPFEALRARLERRLPDTPVVLAFLEQMQPGLPEVIGTLADQSIERVTVLPLFMAQGRHLREELPRIIARACEDNPGVLVRTSAAVGEIESLLQAIADWAVAEHERTRAADLGHPLA
- the mscL gene encoding large conductance mechanosensitive channel protein MscL, whose amino-acid sequence is MAIIQEFREFAIKGNMVDLAVAVIIGAAFGKIIDSLVKDIIMPLIGLLLGGVDFKHLFITLGSASYATLAEAEKAGAAVLRYGTFLQTLVDFLIIAWVIFLVIKAINRMKREQPPAPAAPPEEVVLLREIRDAVRKP
- the ybiB gene encoding DNA-binding protein YbiB, which produces MKSYAEYLLLLDGQGALIPQHELELLAGALLDGGIPDVELGALLATVRRPFASGHLLRSLLAALDTRVTRWRGDDRHRPVVIGCYGGATNMPNLAPLLGLLLARFDVPVLMHGPLHADQGVSTALVLRELGIMPCAQAPQVAEELATRRLAFVPDALAAPGLAALLALRPRLGPLPLLVTAARLIDPFDCGALVIAGADSDDEIELMRGSVATNRTRVLLLRATEGEAFANPFRRPRMEYWESGEQRILFDAAEPQARRAAALPAALDVRSTAAWLRQACDGVRAVPTPIVNQLAACLHAVGYCDDFNQAKALAAVATTRRHVA